One Gammaproteobacteria bacterium genomic window, CATGAGGTTGCGTTGTCCGGCAGAGCTAGGTAGGGGGTTTCCGATAAGGTCTATTCAACAAGCCATCAAAAATGCGGGCCATATTCTGGAATATTTACCCCCTTATTCACCAGATTTCAATCCCATCGAACATAAGTGGGCGCAATTAAAGGCGATTGACAAAAGAGAACGCCGTACTACCGAGGAAGTCTTCGCAAATTATGCGTAATCATTTTATGGTGGCTTTGCTATATTACCAATAAGGAAACCCACGCCAATCATGCCGAGGCATTTAATTCCTCCATAAGGAGGCGCTGTTCCGCTTACCGACGCAGGACGAATATGTATGCAAAAAATAAATCAGGCCTCCAGCGGGTATTGGATGGTGTTTGGATTGTCCATAACTTTATCCGGATACATTTCACCACTAAACAAGTTCCTGCGGTTTCTTTAGGTGTTATAGAAAAAAGATTTTCCTGGGAGCAGATTTTAATGATCCAGAAAACCGCCTAATGGATCGACTCCCACAATAATAATCAGTCAGTTAGGATGGAATCAGACTGAACCAGTCCCCACCTCTACTGGCCAAACGGTAATCGAACCCCGCAAGTATTCAGGACTGGAGGGAAGACGAGCCGGTGCCTGATGCTGGGATTGAACCGTTGATTTATCCAATAAAACACAGAGGTATGCCATGAACAAAGAATGCAGACGCCACCTTTTCACTAGGACCGTCCTTGCCGCCCTGATCCTGGCTGCTCCCGTCCACGCCGAACGCATCAAGGATGTTGCCTCGGTACAAGGGGTACGTATTAACCAGTTGGTGGGATACGGTTTGGTGGTGGGGCTGGACGGTAGCGGTGACCAAAGCAGCCAAACGCCCTATACCGTCCAAAGCCTCAAAAGTATGCTTACTCGGCTTGGGGTTAGTGTACCGCCAGATGTCAATCCCCAACCCAAGAATGTAGCCGCAGTATCAATCAACGCCGACCTACCCGCCTTCGCCAAGCCCGGTCAAACCATTGACGTGACCGTAGCCTCGATTGGCAATGCCAAGAGCCTGCGCGGTGGGACTCTCCTGCTCACCCCGCTCAAAGGCGCCGACGGCAACATCTACGCCATGGCCCAAGGCAACCTGCTGGTGGGCGGTCTGGGGGTCCAGGGACAAGATGGGTCCAAGATCACCATCAACGTCCCAAGTGCCGGACGTGTCCCCAACGGCGCCACGGTGGAGCGCGCCGTACCCACTGATTTCCACGACGGCAACCTGATCGTCCTCAACCTCAAGACCGCTGACTTCACCACGGCCCAACGCATGGCCGTAAGTATTAACAAGACCATGGGCACAGATACTGCCGTTCCGCTGGATGCTACCTCGGTACGGGTTCGAGCCCCCCTTGACCCCGGCCAAAAGGTGAGTTTCTTGTCCGTGCTCGAGAATCTGGAGGTCAACCCCGGTGAAGCCCCTGCTCGAGTAATCATCAACTCCCGA contains:
- the flgI gene encoding flagellar P-ring protein, whose protein sequence is MNKECRRHLFTRTVLAALILAAPVHAERIKDVASVQGVRINQLVGYGLVVGLDGSGDQSSQTPYTVQSLKSMLTRLGVSVPPDVNPQPKNVAAVSINADLPAFAKPGQTIDVTVASIGNAKSLRGGTLLLTPLKGADGNIYAMAQGNLLVGGLGVQGQDGSKITINVPSAGRVPNGATVERAVPTDFHDGNLIVLNLKTADFTTAQRMAVSINKTMGTDTAVPLDATSVRVRAPLDPGQKVSFLSVLENLEVNPGEAPARVIINSRTGTVVIGSHVRVLPAAVSHGNLTVTISESPQVSQPNPLSKGQTAIVPSSNVKVQQENNRMFLFAPGTSLDEIVRAVNQVGAAPGDLVAILEALKEAGALRAELIVI
- a CDS encoding hypothetical protein (Evidence 5 : Unknown function), translated to MRLRCPAELGRGFPIRSIQQAIKNAGHILEYLPPYSPDFNPIEHKWAQLKAIDKRERRTTEEVFANYA
- a CDS encoding hypothetical protein (Evidence 5 : Unknown function), with protein sequence MYAKNKSGLQRVLDGVWIVHNFIRIHFTTKQVPAVSLGVIEKRFSWEQILMIQKTA